A single genomic interval of Streptomyces showdoensis harbors:
- a CDS encoding quinone-dependent dihydroorotate dehydrogenase, whose amino-acid sequence MYKLFFNLIFKRMDPEKAHYLAFRWIRLAARTPVLRTFVAAVLAPRYKELRTEALGLRMHGPFGLAAGFDKNAVAIDGMAMLGFDHVEIGTVTGEAQPGNPKKRLFRLVPDRALINRMGFNNEGSAAVADRLAARAEVFRTVVGVNIGKTKVVPEDEAAADYVKSTERLARHADYLVVNVSSPNTPGLRNLQATESLRPLLTAVREAADRAVTDRRVPLLVKIAPDLADEDVDAVADLALELGLDGIIATNTTIAREGLGLTSDPALVKETGGLSGAPVKQRSLEVLSRLYTRVGDRIVLIGVGGIENAEDAWQRILAGATLIQGYSAFIYEGPFYARAIHKGLAARLAASPYATLAEAVGADHRKAEK is encoded by the coding sequence ATGTACAAGCTGTTCTTCAACCTGATCTTCAAGCGGATGGACCCCGAGAAGGCCCACTACCTGGCCTTCCGCTGGATCCGTCTGGCCGCCCGCACCCCGGTCCTGCGCACCTTCGTCGCGGCCGTCCTCGCCCCCCGGTACAAGGAGCTGCGCACCGAGGCCCTGGGCCTGCGCATGCACGGCCCCTTCGGCCTCGCCGCCGGCTTCGACAAGAACGCCGTCGCCATCGACGGCATGGCCATGCTCGGCTTCGACCACGTCGAGATCGGCACCGTCACCGGCGAGGCCCAGCCCGGCAACCCCAAGAAGCGCCTCTTCCGGCTCGTCCCGGACCGCGCGCTGATCAACCGCATGGGCTTCAACAACGAGGGCTCCGCCGCCGTCGCCGACCGCCTGGCCGCCCGTGCCGAGGTCTTCCGGACCGTCGTGGGCGTCAACATCGGCAAGACCAAGGTCGTGCCCGAGGACGAGGCCGCCGCCGACTACGTGAAGTCCACCGAGCGGCTCGCCCGCCACGCCGACTACCTGGTCGTCAACGTCTCCTCCCCGAACACCCCGGGCCTGCGCAACCTCCAGGCGACCGAGTCGCTGCGGCCGCTGCTGACCGCCGTCCGCGAGGCCGCCGACCGCGCCGTCACGGACCGCCGCGTCCCGCTCCTCGTGAAGATCGCCCCCGACCTCGCCGACGAGGACGTGGACGCCGTCGCCGACCTGGCCCTGGAGCTCGGCCTGGACGGCATCATCGCCACCAACACCACCATCGCCCGCGAGGGCCTGGGCCTGACCTCCGACCCCGCGCTCGTCAAGGAGACCGGCGGCCTGTCCGGCGCCCCCGTCAAGCAGCGCTCCCTGGAGGTCCTGAGCCGCCTCTACACGCGCGTGGGCGACCGGATCGTCCTGATCGGCGTCGGCGGCATCGAGAACGCCGAGGACGCCTGGCAGCGGATCCTCGCGGGCGCCACCCTGATCCAGGGCTACAGCGCCTTCATCTACGAGGGGCCCTTCTACGCCCGCGCGATCCACAAGGGCCTGGCCGCGCGCCTGGCCGCCTCCCCGTACGCCACCCTCGCCGAGGCCGTCGGCGCCGACCACCGAAAGGCCGAGAAGTGA
- the rpoZ gene encoding DNA-directed RNA polymerase subunit omega, translating to MSSSITAPEGIINPPIDELLEATDSKYSLVIYAAKRARQINAYYSQLGEGLLEYVGPLVDTHVHEKPLSIALREINAGLLTSEKIADPAQ from the coding sequence GTGTCCTCTTCCATCACCGCGCCCGAGGGCATCATCAACCCTCCGATCGACGAGCTGCTCGAGGCGACGGACTCCAAGTACAGCCTCGTGATCTACGCGGCCAAGCGTGCGCGCCAGATCAACGCGTACTACTCGCAGCTGGGCGAGGGCCTGCTCGAGTACGTGGGTCCGCTCGTCGACACCCACGTCCACGAGAAGCCGCTCTCGATCGCGCTGCGCGAGATCAACGCGGGCCTGCTGACCTCCGAGAAGATCGCGGACCCGGCGCAGTAG
- a CDS encoding dihydroorotate dehydrogenase: protein MTALEPADVDMSAPLGESVTLPNPVGTASGCAGYGRELAAFVPPAELGVLTTKTVMVRPRQGRPTPRMAETPSGMLNSVGLQGAGVDHLVTRELPWLAERGARVLVSVAGERPEEFAEAAARLTGRPGVVGVEVNISCPNVADRGLVFAADPGAAHEVVAAVRAATDPALPVYAKLTPDVTSIVDVAVACVEAGADGLSMINTLLGATMDLDTLRPALAGVTGGLSGPAVRPVAVRCVHQVYAAMRDGRLRTVPILGMGGITSGADALEFALAGASGVAVGTAIFTNPSAPLDVLRELRQALAERGFASFRDAVGYAHR from the coding sequence ATGACCGCGCTCGAACCCGCCGATGTCGACATGTCGGCCCCGCTGGGTGAGTCCGTCACCCTCCCCAACCCCGTCGGCACGGCCTCCGGCTGCGCGGGGTACGGCCGGGAACTCGCCGCCTTCGTCCCGCCGGCCGAGCTCGGCGTCCTCACCACCAAGACCGTCATGGTGCGGCCCCGTCAGGGCCGCCCCACCCCGCGCATGGCGGAGACGCCCAGCGGCATGCTCAACTCCGTCGGCCTCCAGGGCGCGGGCGTCGACCACCTCGTGACGCGCGAGCTGCCGTGGCTCGCCGAGCGCGGGGCGCGCGTGCTGGTGTCGGTGGCGGGGGAGCGGCCCGAGGAGTTCGCCGAGGCGGCGGCCCGGCTCACCGGCCGGCCCGGGGTGGTCGGCGTGGAGGTCAACATCTCCTGCCCCAACGTCGCCGACCGCGGCCTGGTCTTCGCCGCCGACCCGGGGGCCGCCCACGAGGTGGTGGCCGCGGTACGGGCGGCCACCGACCCGGCCCTGCCGGTCTACGCCAAGCTCACGCCGGACGTGACCTCGATCGTCGACGTCGCGGTGGCCTGCGTCGAGGCCGGTGCCGACGGACTGTCGATGATCAACACGCTGCTCGGCGCGACGATGGACCTCGACACCCTCAGGCCCGCCCTCGCCGGCGTCACCGGCGGCCTCTCCGGACCCGCCGTCCGCCCGGTCGCGGTGCGCTGCGTCCACCAGGTGTACGCGGCGATGCGGGACGGCCGCCTCCGGACCGTGCCGATCCTCGGCATGGGCGGGATCACCTCGGGCGCGGACGCCCTGGAGTTCGCCCTGGCGGGTGCCTCGGGCGTCGCGGTCGGCACCGCGATCTTCACCAACCCGTCGGCGCCGCTCGACGTGCTGCGCGAACTGCGCCAGGCGCTCGCGGAACGGGGATTCGCCTCGTTCCGGGACGCGGTGGGGTACGCCCACCGCTGA
- the pyrF gene encoding orotidine-5'-phosphate decarboxylase translates to MTEATLENPAPFGARLRAAMDERGPLCVGVDPHAALLSSWGLADDIAGLERFTYTVVEALAETVAVFKPQAAFFERFGSRGVAVLERAVADLRAAGGLVVMDAKRGDIGSTMGAYAEAFLRKDSPLFSDALTVSPYLGYGSLKPAVDLARESGAGLFVLALTSNPEGAEVQRAVREDGRTVGATMLAHLAAENAGETPMGSFGAVVGATLGDLSAFDLDINGPLLAPGIGAQGATAADLPAVFGAAVRNVVPNVSRGVLKEGPDAAALRAAADRFADEVRTAIGG, encoded by the coding sequence GTGACCGAAGCGACCCTGGAGAACCCGGCTCCCTTCGGCGCCCGCCTGCGCGCCGCCATGGACGAGCGCGGCCCGCTGTGCGTCGGCGTCGACCCGCACGCGGCCCTGCTGAGCTCCTGGGGCCTCGCCGACGACATCGCGGGCCTGGAGCGCTTCACGTACACCGTGGTGGAGGCCCTGGCCGAGACCGTGGCCGTCTTCAAGCCCCAGGCGGCCTTCTTCGAGCGCTTCGGTTCGCGCGGCGTCGCCGTCCTGGAGCGCGCCGTCGCCGATCTGCGGGCGGCGGGCGGCCTGGTGGTCATGGACGCCAAGCGCGGCGACATCGGCTCCACCATGGGCGCCTACGCGGAGGCCTTCCTGCGCAAGGACTCCCCGCTCTTCTCCGACGCGCTCACGGTCTCCCCGTACCTCGGCTACGGCTCCCTGAAGCCGGCCGTCGACCTGGCCCGCGAGTCCGGCGCCGGCCTCTTCGTGCTCGCCCTCACCTCGAACCCCGAGGGCGCGGAGGTGCAGCGCGCGGTGCGTGAGGACGGCCGGACCGTCGGCGCGACCATGCTGGCCCACCTGGCGGCGGAGAACGCGGGGGAGACCCCGATGGGCTCCTTCGGCGCGGTCGTCGGCGCCACGCTCGGCGACCTGTCCGCCTTCGACCTGGACATCAACGGCCCGCTGCTCGCCCCCGGCATCGGCGCGCAGGGCGCGACCGCGGCGGACCTGCCCGCCGTCTTCGGCGCGGCGGTCCGCAACGTGGTCCCGAACGTCAGCCGGGGCGTCCTGAAGGAGGGCCCGGACGCGGCCGCGCTGCGCGCCGCGGCGGACCGCTTCGCCGACGAGGTGCGGACCGCGATCGGCGGCTAG
- the gmk gene encoding guanylate kinase, with protein sequence MAAEVRPRLTVLSGPSGVGKSTVVAHMRKVHPEVWLSVSATTRKPRPGEKHGVQYFFVTDDEFDKLIANGELLEWAEFAGNRYGTPRGAVLDRLEAGEPVLLEIDLQGARQVKESMDDSQLVFLAPPSWDELVRRLTGRGTESPEVIERRLAAAKVELAAESEFDTTLVNTSVEDVARELLTLMNVV encoded by the coding sequence ATGGCAGCAGAGGTACGTCCGCGGCTGACCGTGCTCTCCGGCCCCTCAGGGGTGGGCAAGAGCACGGTCGTCGCTCATATGCGCAAGGTCCACCCCGAGGTCTGGCTCTCGGTGTCGGCCACGACACGAAAGCCCCGCCCCGGCGAGAAGCACGGCGTCCAGTACTTCTTCGTGACGGACGACGAGTTCGACAAGCTGATCGCCAACGGCGAGCTCCTCGAATGGGCCGAGTTCGCGGGCAACCGCTACGGCACCCCGCGCGGCGCGGTCCTCGACCGCCTGGAGGCCGGCGAGCCGGTCCTCCTGGAGATCGACCTCCAGGGCGCCCGCCAGGTGAAGGAGTCCATGGACGACTCCCAGCTGGTCTTCCTCGCCCCGCCGAGCTGGGACGAGCTGGTCCGCCGGCTCACCGGCCGCGGCACCGAGTCGCCCGAGGTCATCGAGCGCCGGCTGGCGGCCGCGAAGGTCGAGCTGGCCGCCGAGTCGGAGTTCGACACCACGCTCGTCAACACCTCCGTCGAGGACGTCGCCCGCGAGCTGCTAACGTTGATGAACGTTGTCTGA
- the metK gene encoding methionine adenosyltransferase: MSRRLFTSESVTEGHPDKIADQISDTILDALLKEDPTSRVAVETLITTGLVHVAGEVTTKAWADIPTLVRNKILDIGYDSSKKGFDGASCGVSVSIGSQSPDIAQGVDTAYESRVEGDEDELDKQGAGDQGLMFGYASDETPELMPLPIHVAHRLSRRLTEVRKNGTIPYLRPDGKTQVTIEYDGDKAVRLDTVVVSSQHASDIDLESLLAPDIREFVVEHVLKQLVEDGIKLDTEGYRLLVNPTGRFEIGGPMGDAGLTGRKIIIDTYGGMARHGGGAFSGKDPSKVDRSAAYAMRWVAKNVVAAGLASRCEVQVAYAIGKAEPVGLFVETFGTNTIETEKIEHAIAEVFDLRPAAIIRDLDLLRPIYSQTAAYGHFGRELPDFTWERTDRVDALKKAAGI; encoded by the coding sequence GTGTCCCGTCGTCTGTTCACCTCGGAGTCCGTCACCGAGGGTCACCCCGACAAGATCGCTGACCAGATCAGTGACACCATCCTCGACGCGCTTCTCAAGGAGGACCCCACCTCCCGCGTCGCCGTCGAGACCCTGATCACCACCGGCCTCGTGCACGTGGCCGGCGAGGTCACCACGAAGGCGTGGGCGGACATCCCCACCCTCGTCCGCAACAAGATCCTCGACATCGGGTACGACTCCTCGAAGAAGGGCTTCGACGGCGCCTCCTGCGGCGTCTCGGTCTCCATCGGGTCGCAGTCCCCCGACATCGCGCAGGGCGTCGACACCGCCTACGAGTCGCGCGTCGAGGGTGACGAGGACGAGCTCGACAAGCAGGGCGCCGGCGACCAGGGCCTGATGTTCGGCTACGCGTCGGACGAGACCCCGGAGCTCATGCCGCTCCCGATCCACGTCGCGCACCGGCTCTCCCGCCGCCTCACCGAGGTCCGCAAGAACGGGACCATCCCGTACCTGCGCCCCGACGGCAAGACCCAGGTCACCATCGAGTACGACGGCGACAAGGCCGTCCGCCTCGACACCGTGGTCGTCTCCTCGCAGCACGCCTCCGACATCGACCTCGAGTCGCTGCTCGCGCCCGACATCCGCGAGTTCGTCGTCGAGCACGTGCTGAAGCAGCTCGTCGAGGACGGCATCAAGCTGGACACCGAGGGCTACCGCCTCCTGGTCAACCCGACCGGCCGCTTCGAGATCGGCGGCCCGATGGGCGACGCCGGCCTCACCGGTCGCAAGATCATCATCGACACCTACGGCGGCATGGCCCGCCACGGTGGCGGCGCCTTCTCCGGCAAGGACCCGTCGAAGGTCGACCGCTCGGCCGCCTACGCCATGCGCTGGGTCGCCAAGAACGTCGTCGCCGCGGGCCTCGCCTCCCGCTGCGAGGTCCAGGTCGCGTACGCGATCGGCAAGGCGGAGCCCGTCGGCCTCTTCGTCGAGACCTTCGGCACCAACACGATCGAGACCGAGAAGATCGAGCACGCCATCGCCGAGGTCTTCGACCTCCGCCCGGCCGCGATCATCCGCGACCTCGACCTGCTCCGCCCGATCTACTCCCAGACCGCCGCCTACGGCCACTTCGGCCGCGAGCTGCCGGACTTCACCTGGGAGCGCACCGACCGCGTGGACGCGCTGAAGAAGGCCGCGGGCATCTGA
- a CDS encoding dihydroorotate dehydrogenase electron transfer subunit, translating into MARPVQTPAEVLGIEPAGAYHRLLLRAPGVAEAVLPGHFVTLAIGGRDSATPLRRAFSVHRADPVADTIELVFAEHGRGTRALARHRPGDTVDLVGPLGTPFPVADAPETAVLVAGGYGSAPMFSLAEAILARGGRVGFVLGAATADRLFGVAAARALTPHVAVVTDDGSYGARGRATDPLAAMIRAVGATVVHSCGPMPMLRAVTDVAVAAGARSHTAVEEAMACGFGVCMSCVLPVAGADGATRLVRSCTEGPVFDGTTVRWPEASPPEPSPSVEPREVREVREVWEVREVREGVRS; encoded by the coding sequence GTGGCGCGGCCCGTACAGACACCTGCCGAGGTCCTCGGCATCGAACCGGCCGGGGCCTACCACCGGCTGCTGCTGAGAGCCCCGGGCGTCGCCGAGGCCGTCCTGCCCGGCCACTTCGTCACGCTGGCCATCGGGGGCCGCGATTCCGCCACGCCGCTGCGCCGCGCGTTCTCCGTCCACCGCGCCGACCCGGTCGCCGACACGATCGAGCTGGTCTTCGCCGAGCACGGCAGGGGCACCCGCGCGCTCGCCCGGCACCGGCCCGGCGACACCGTCGACCTGGTGGGGCCGCTCGGCACCCCCTTCCCGGTCGCCGACGCGCCCGAGACGGCCGTGCTGGTCGCCGGCGGCTACGGCAGCGCGCCGATGTTCTCCCTCGCCGAGGCGATCCTCGCCCGCGGCGGCCGGGTCGGCTTCGTCCTCGGCGCCGCGACCGCCGACCGGCTCTTCGGCGTGGCGGCCGCCCGGGCCCTGACCCCGCACGTCGCCGTGGTCACCGACGACGGCTCGTACGGCGCGCGGGGCCGGGCGACCGATCCGCTCGCCGCCATGATCCGGGCCGTCGGCGCGACGGTCGTGCACTCCTGCGGGCCGATGCCCATGCTGCGCGCCGTGACCGACGTCGCCGTCGCCGCGGGCGCCCGCAGCCACACCGCCGTCGAGGAGGCGATGGCCTGCGGCTTCGGCGTCTGCATGAGCTGCGTGCTGCCGGTGGCCGGTGCGGACGGGGCCACCCGGCTGGTCCGGTCCTGCACCGAGGGCCCGGTCTTCGACGGCACGACCGTGCGCTGGCCGGAGGCGAGCCCGCCCGAGCCCTCCCCGTCCGTCGAGCCCCGGGAAGTCCGGGAAGTCCGGGAAGTCTGGGAAGTCCGGGAAGTCCGGGAAGGAGTCCGCTCATGA
- a CDS encoding integration host factor has translation MALPPLTPEQRAAALEKAAAARRERAEVKNRLKHSGASLHEVIKSGQENDVIGKMKVSALLESLPGVGKVRAKQIMERLGISESRRVRGLGSNQIASLEREFGSTGA, from the coding sequence GTGGCTCTTCCGCCCCTTACCCCTGAACAGCGCGCAGCCGCGCTCGAGAAGGCCGCCGCGGCTCGCCGGGAGCGGGCCGAGGTCAAGAATCGACTCAAGCACTCCGGCGCCTCCCTCCACGAGGTCATCAAGTCGGGCCAGGAGAACGACGTCATCGGCAAGATGAAGGTCTCCGCCCTGCTCGAGTCCCTCCCGGGCGTGGGCAAGGTCCGCGCCAAGCAGATCATGGAGCGCCTGGGCATCTCCGAGAGCCGCCGGGTCCGTGGCCTCGGCTCCAACCAGATCGCCTCCCTGGAGCGCGAGTTCGGCAGCACCGGCGCCTGA
- the coaBC gene encoding bifunctional phosphopantothenoylcysteine decarboxylase/phosphopantothenate--cysteine ligase CoaBC gives MAKPKVVLGVSGGIAAYKACELLRRLTESGHDVRVVPTDSALHFVGAATWSALSGHPVSTEVWESVHEVPHVRIGQGADLVVVAPATADMLAKAAHGLADDLLTNTLLTARCPVVFAPAMHTEMWEHPATQENVATLRRRGAVVIEPAVGRLTGVDTGKGRLPDPGEIFEICRSVLARGVTDPDLAGRHVVVSAGGTREPLDPVRYLGNRSSGKQGYALAKAAAARGARVTLVEANTGLPDPAGVDVVRVGTALQLREAVLKAVADADAVVMAAAVADFRPAAYATGKIKKTDDGGSPTVELVRNPDILAELSAERALPGQVVVGFAAETDDVLANGRTKLRRKGCDLLVVNEVGERKTFGSEENEAVVLAADGTETPVPYGPKEALAETVWDLVLPRLRVHPS, from the coding sequence GTGGCCAAGCCGAAGGTCGTCCTGGGTGTGAGCGGCGGAATCGCCGCGTACAAGGCGTGCGAGCTGCTGCGGCGGCTGACCGAGTCCGGCCATGACGTCCGCGTCGTGCCCACCGACTCCGCCCTGCACTTCGTCGGCGCGGCCACCTGGTCCGCGCTGTCCGGCCACCCGGTCTCCACCGAGGTGTGGGAGTCCGTCCACGAGGTCCCGCACGTCCGCATCGGACAGGGCGCCGACCTGGTCGTCGTCGCCCCTGCCACCGCCGACATGCTGGCCAAGGCCGCCCACGGACTCGCGGACGACCTGCTCACCAACACGCTGCTCACCGCGCGCTGCCCGGTCGTCTTCGCCCCGGCCATGCACACGGAGATGTGGGAGCACCCGGCCACCCAGGAGAACGTGGCGACGCTGCGCCGCCGCGGCGCCGTCGTCATCGAGCCCGCCGTCGGCCGGCTGACCGGCGTCGACACAGGCAAGGGCCGCCTCCCCGATCCCGGCGAGATCTTCGAGATCTGCCGCAGCGTGCTGGCCCGCGGGGTCACCGACCCCGACCTGGCCGGCCGCCACGTCGTGGTCAGCGCCGGCGGCACCCGCGAGCCGCTCGACCCGGTCCGCTACCTGGGCAACCGCTCCTCCGGCAAGCAGGGCTACGCCCTCGCCAAGGCCGCCGCCGCCCGCGGCGCCCGGGTCACCCTGGTGGAGGCCAACACCGGCCTGCCCGACCCGGCCGGCGTCGACGTCGTGCGCGTCGGCACCGCCCTCCAGCTGCGCGAGGCGGTCCTCAAGGCCGTCGCCGACGCCGACGCCGTCGTGATGGCGGCCGCGGTCGCCGACTTCCGGCCCGCCGCCTACGCCACCGGCAAGATCAAGAAGACCGACGACGGAGGCTCCCCGACCGTCGAGCTGGTCCGCAACCCCGACATCCTCGCCGAGCTGTCCGCCGAGCGCGCCCTGCCCGGCCAGGTCGTCGTCGGCTTCGCCGCCGAGACCGACGACGTCCTCGCCAACGGCCGCACGAAGCTGCGCCGCAAGGGCTGCGACCTGCTCGTCGTCAACGAGGTGGGGGAGCGCAAGACCTTCGGCTCCGAGGAGAACGAGGCCGTGGTCCTCGCCGCCGACGGCACCGAGACCCCGGTCCCGTACGGGCCGAAGGAGGCGCTCGCGGAGACGGTCTGGGACCTGGTGCTGCCGCGACTGCGCGTGCACCCGTCCTGA
- the fmt gene encoding methionyl-tRNA formyltransferase — MKLVFAGTPEVAVPALDALLASGRHEVAAVVTRPDAPAGRGRRLVASPVAERAAEAGIEILKPERPRDEAFLARLREIAPDCCPVVAYGALLPRVALDIPAHGWVNLHFSLLPAWRGAAPVQHAVMSGDQVTGASTFQIEEGLDSGPVYGVVTEDVRPTDTSGDLLTRLAFAGAGLLAATMDGIEDGSLKAVPQPADGITHAPKIQVEDAHVDFAAPALRVDRVVRGCTPAPGAWTLFRGERLKLIQVALVPDRAEPAPGELVVGKNNVYVGTGSHAVELLWVQPQGKKPMKAADWARGVRIAPGERVGA; from the coding sequence GTGAAGCTCGTCTTCGCTGGTACCCCCGAGGTCGCCGTGCCCGCCCTGGACGCCCTGCTCGCCTCCGGGCGGCACGAGGTGGCCGCCGTCGTCACCCGTCCCGACGCGCCCGCGGGCCGTGGGCGGCGGCTCGTCGCGAGCCCCGTCGCCGAACGGGCGGCGGAGGCCGGGATCGAGATCCTCAAGCCGGAGCGGCCCCGCGACGAGGCCTTCCTCGCCCGGCTGCGCGAGATCGCGCCCGACTGCTGCCCGGTCGTCGCCTACGGCGCCCTGCTGCCCCGCGTGGCCCTCGACATCCCCGCGCACGGCTGGGTCAACCTGCACTTCTCGCTGCTGCCCGCGTGGCGCGGCGCCGCGCCGGTGCAGCACGCCGTGATGTCCGGCGACCAGGTCACCGGCGCCTCGACCTTCCAGATCGAGGAGGGCCTGGACTCCGGCCCCGTCTACGGAGTGGTCACCGAGGACGTCCGCCCCACCGACACCAGCGGTGACCTGCTCACCCGGCTCGCCTTCGCGGGCGCCGGGCTGCTCGCCGCCACCATGGACGGCATCGAGGACGGCTCCCTCAAGGCCGTGCCGCAGCCCGCCGACGGCATCACGCACGCCCCGAAGATCCAGGTCGAGGACGCGCACGTCGACTTCGCGGCCCCGGCGCTGCGCGTCGACCGGGTCGTCCGCGGCTGCACCCCGGCCCCCGGCGCCTGGACCCTGTTCCGCGGCGAGCGCCTCAAGCTGATCCAGGTCGCCCTCGTCCCGGACCGCGCGGAGCCGGCCCCGGGCGAGCTCGTCGTCGGCAAGAACAACGTGTACGTCGGCACCGGCTCCCACGCGGTCGAGCTGCTGTGGGTCCAGCCCCAGGGCAAGAAGCCGATGAAGGCGGCCGACTGGGCGCGCGGCGTCCGCATCGCGCCCGGGGAGCGGGTCGGGGCGTGA
- a CDS encoding primosomal protein N': protein MSSENEKPEKPEGHGEPEQLALIRETVRQAKVPRAKPRTWRGAALAKELPVARVVVNKGVLHLDQFFDYAVPEELDEAARPGVRVRVRFGAGAHQVRGGRREGGRLIDGFLVERRAHSDYSGPLAALADVVSPEPVLGPEQLGLARAVADRYAGSLADVLQLAVPPRNARAESRPSPAPLPPPAAPEAGSWGRYERGAAFLDSLARGGAPRAVWNALPGPHWAEEIARAVGATLASGRGALVVVPDGRAVDRVDQALTALLGEGRHAVLTAEAGPEKRYAQWLAVRRGAVRAVVGTRAAMFAPVRDLGLVVIWDDGDTSHSEPHAPQPHARDVLLLRAAHDRCAFLLGSTGCTVEAAQLVESGWARPLAAGRDQVRAAAPLVRTVGDTDLARDEAARAARLPTLAWQVVREGLKTGPVLVQVPRRGYVPRLACERCRTPARCRHCSGPLEAPDQQALTCGWCGRGADDWHCVECGSTRLRAQVVGARRTAEELGRAFPAVPVRTSGRDHVLDRVPGRPALVVSTPGAEPVAEGGYAAALLLDGWAMLGRPDLRAGEEALRRWIDAASLVRGQEEGGTVVVVAEPTLRPVQALVRWDPVGHAQRELAERAELGFPPVSRMAAVAGPPEALAAFLAAAALPPDAEILGPVPLPVTRPGGPRRPGDTPPGEQWERALIRVPPGSGAALALALKQAQASRLARGGGEPVRVRVDPPDIG from the coding sequence GTGAGCAGCGAGAACGAGAAGCCCGAGAAGCCCGAGGGGCACGGGGAGCCCGAGCAGCTCGCGCTCATCCGGGAGACCGTGCGCCAGGCGAAGGTGCCGCGGGCCAAGCCCCGGACGTGGCGGGGGGCCGCGCTGGCCAAGGAGCTGCCCGTGGCGCGGGTCGTGGTCAACAAGGGCGTGCTCCACCTCGACCAGTTCTTCGACTACGCCGTGCCCGAGGAGCTCGACGAGGCCGCGCGGCCGGGGGTGCGGGTGCGGGTGCGGTTCGGGGCCGGGGCGCATCAGGTCAGGGGCGGGCGGCGCGAGGGCGGGCGGCTCATCGACGGGTTCCTCGTGGAGCGGCGCGCCCACTCGGACTACTCCGGACCGCTCGCCGCGCTCGCCGACGTCGTCTCGCCCGAGCCCGTGCTCGGCCCCGAGCAGCTCGGGCTCGCCCGCGCGGTGGCCGACCGGTACGCCGGCAGCCTCGCCGACGTGCTCCAGCTCGCCGTACCGCCGCGCAACGCCCGCGCCGAGAGCAGGCCCTCGCCCGCCCCCTTGCCGCCCCCGGCCGCGCCCGAGGCGGGGAGCTGGGGGCGGTACGAGCGGGGGGCCGCGTTCCTGGACTCCCTGGCGCGCGGCGGGGCGCCGCGGGCCGTCTGGAACGCGCTGCCCGGGCCGCACTGGGCCGAGGAGATCGCCCGCGCCGTCGGCGCCACCCTCGCCTCCGGGCGCGGCGCCCTCGTCGTCGTCCCCGACGGGCGGGCCGTCGACCGTGTGGACCAGGCCCTCACGGCGCTCCTCGGAGAGGGGCGGCACGCCGTCCTGACCGCCGAGGCCGGGCCCGAGAAGCGGTACGCCCAGTGGCTCGCCGTGCGGCGCGGAGCCGTCCGCGCCGTCGTCGGCACCCGGGCCGCGATGTTCGCGCCCGTCCGCGACCTCGGGCTCGTCGTCATCTGGGACGACGGCGACACCAGCCACAGCGAGCCGCACGCCCCCCAGCCGCACGCCCGTGACGTCCTGCTGCTGCGCGCCGCCCACGACCGGTGCGCGTTCCTGCTCGGCTCCACCGGCTGCACCGTCGAGGCCGCCCAGCTCGTCGAGTCCGGCTGGGCCCGGCCGCTGGCCGCCGGCCGCGATCAGGTGCGGGCCGCCGCCCCCCTCGTACGGACCGTCGGCGACACCGACCTCGCCCGCGACGAGGCCGCCCGCGCCGCCCGGCTGCCCACGCTCGCCTGGCAGGTCGTCCGCGAAGGGCTGAAGACCGGCCCGGTGCTCGTCCAGGTGCCCCGGCGCGGGTACGTGCCCCGGCTCGCCTGCGAGCGCTGCCGCACGCCCGCCCGCTGCCGGCACTGCTCCGGGCCCCTGGAGGCCCCCGACCAGCAGGCGCTGACGTGCGGCTGGTGCGGGCGCGGCGCCGACGACTGGCACTGCGTCGAGTGCGGCTCCACCCGGCTGCGGGCCCAGGTCGTCGGCGCCCGCCGCACGGCCGAGGAGCTCGGCCGGGCCTTCCCCGCCGTCCCCGTACGCACCTCCGGCCGCGACCACGTCCTCGACCGGGTGCCCGGCCGCCCCGCCCTCGTCGTGAGCACGCCCGGCGCCGAGCCCGTCGCCGAGGGCGGCTACGCGGCCGCGCTGCTGCTCGACGGCTGGGCCATGCTCGGCCGCCCCGACCTGCGCGCGGGCGAGGAGGCGCTGCGGCGCTGGATCGACGCGGCCTCCCTCGTCCGCGGCCAGGAGGAGGGAGGCACCGTCGTGGTCGTAGCCGAGCCCACCCTCCGGCCGGTCCAGGCCCTCGTCCGCTGGGACCCCGTCGGCCACGCCCAGCGGGAGCTCGCCGAGCGGGCCGAGCTCGGCTTCCCGCCGGTCTCGCGGATGGCCGCCGTCGCCGGCCCCCCGGAGGCCCTCGCGGCCTTCCTGGCCGCCGCCGCGCTCCCTCCCGACGCCGAGATCCTCGGCCCCGTCCCGCTCCCCGTCACCCGTCCCGGCGGCCCCCGCCGCCCCGGCGACACCCCGCCGGGCGAGCAGTGGGAGCGGGCCCTGATCCGCGTCCCGCCGGGCAGCGGCGCGGCCCTGGCCCTGGCCCTGAAGCAGGCACAGGCCTCCCGCCTCGCGCGGGGCGGGGGCGAGCCGGTGCGGGTGCGGGTGGATCCGCCCGACATCGGCTGA